From Eptesicus fuscus isolate TK198812 chromosome 14, DD_ASM_mEF_20220401, whole genome shotgun sequence, one genomic window encodes:
- the LOC103293518 gene encoding stress-associated endoplasmic reticulum protein 1 has protein sequence MVAKQRIRMANEKHSKNITQRGNVAKTSRNAPEEKASVGPWLLALFIFVVCGSAIFQIIQSIRMGM, from the coding sequence ATGGTCGCCAAACAGCGGATCCGTATGGCTAACGAGAAGCACAGCAAGAATATCACCCAGCGCGGCAACGTAGCCAAGACCTCGAGAAATGCTCCCGAAGAGAAGGCCTCCGTAGGACCCTGGTTATTGGCtctcttcatttttgttgtttgtggTTCTGCAATTTTCCAGATTATTCAAAGTATCAGGATGGGCATGTGA